One Spinacia oleracea cultivar Varoflay chromosome 4, BTI_SOV_V1, whole genome shotgun sequence DNA segment encodes these proteins:
- the LOC110788221 gene encoding uncharacterized protein, protein MSNSKSSCGCISWLADIYRKIYDLFHEIDAIMTKNAAGKHEETESKNKYRNLLDIAMKNLPLFDDDIKEDTSSVSYRRRYGIYENALRMQYRGQWKKMKS, encoded by the exons ATGTCAAACTCAAAATCAAGTTGCGGGTGTATATCATGGCTTGCAGATATATACCGTAAAATCTATGATTTGTTCCATGAAATTGATGCCATAATGACCAAG AATGCTGCAGGAAAACATGAGGAGACAGAAAGCAAGAATAAATACAGGAACTTATTAGATATTGCCATGAAGAATTTACCCCTCTTTGATGATGACATTAAAGAGGATACATCTTCTGTTTCATATAGGAGAAGATATGGAATATATGAAAATGCTTTGAG AATGCAATACAGAGGACAGTGGAAGAAAATGAAGAGTTAG